The Solanum lycopersicum chromosome 2, SLM_r2.1 DNA window ATCTTATGAGGTATGATTTTTAGACCATTCTATTAAGCATGAAAGAAGTGTGACATTTATTACCTAGGAAGACCATACAAAATTAGAATAGCTGTCACTTCACAGTGTCGAATTAACCTGTAAGGCTCTGTAAACATATCTAAAATCCGATAACCACCAATCCGTGGTCTCCTTGAAATCTGAATTATTTGTATGAATCAAGACATATTTCATTTTGAACAGTATATGGACATTTAAGAAAAGTGCAGAAAAAGGGAAGACTCATACACTGCTAATGGTCTGTTCCTCGGACAGGCAGAGTCCTCGAGTCTCAGGCATGTGATGATGACCCTATCAAGACGAAAAAAAATGGAAGTTGGATGTTAGGTAACAGCTTTCTCAGACTGTGATTGTATAGCGTCTTTAGAAATGGATAATTCTGAACAGAACTCTTACGTTCTTTTCTCCTTCCATTGCTTCATTTAATGCTTGTCTTTCAACTAGAAGCAAAGGAATTTGCTGCTCTACTTTCATATTTAAACCTTCATAAAATTCTTGTATCTCAAGATAAAGGGGTTGACATTCATGAGTGTCCATTATTGAAGAGTCCAAGCACTCTAGACACAGCTTCCTACCATCTTCAAGTATCAGATATCTGGCATCTACGGGctacaaaaacaagaaatcttaACATTACTCAACAAGAACAAGAGAAAAAAGAATGTCTCAGGTTTAAACATATATTCAGGTTTTATAGTATTCCTATTTGTTCTGCTAATCTTTAAAGACATATATGCACTTTAAAGAAATGTTACAATAGTTAGTGGCAGCAGCTAACCTCCATTCTCTCACAACTGCAACAACGAGGCGTCCCATCAGTTTCATGTGATGGGCAATACTTCTGAAGCCAGAAAGGATGAGCCCTATATTCAATTAGACCAGCCGGATTTGTTGGAATCTAAGCACATAGAAGTCGAGgagaaatacaaaaaatatggtTAGTCATATTTTACCAGAATGAAGCTGTTGGATGCAGTAAAGCTCATGGTGCAATACCACAAACAAGAATGAATGCAACACTTACAAAGCTCTTGCATACATCACATTTTGGGTGATGCTGTTCCTTGTAGCATGATTTATGGTATGGACGGTTATCTGACATTGAAAACTGTAAAAGACAAGAAATTAATTGCTTTAATATTCAACAAGTCAAGATAGTAACTGAAAGAACCATGGATAAAAACTTATTCGAGTAAAATTTGACTACATTTAGACCTCATAGTCGGAAATTGGTTGATTGCAACCATGGCAACGGAAACATTCTGGATGCCAAACAGCTCCCATGCAACTTAAATATCTTCCATGTCCAATTTCAGCATTGCAACCGGCACAGACCCTACAATCAGACACATCAGTACAAGGATATGTTAACAAGGACATGATGAGAGAATAAAATTACAACTCAATTAAGagataaaatagttaaaagtaCTTTTATTCCAAAAGAATAGAAGAGGTGTTACCTATACCCATACGGAAACGAGTATGAGAGTGAGGGAAAGGGACTTCCATAATCATATcgaggtggtggtggtggtggagacGACTCCACATTCAAACTTTCCTGAAGGGCCTTGGCGAGAGCCTCGTCTTCCTCCAAATGGGGTTCACTCTCTATTAGGTAGCAGCAGAAGATTAAGATACACATTGATTTGCAATTAAGCACCAATATACTAGAGCTGCATAAAACATTACAAACTAACCTAGATACTATAACCCCTAAATCCACAATTATCCTGACAAAAGAAGCAACAGTAAATAGGTCCTATTCCATCAGACCATGCTTGacaaaaacatcatttttctgATTGATTCTGCATTTATAACCACACAATttctcaaaaagaaagaaaaaacttaGGACAAGAGTTGCAGATTTATGCAAACACAACAATATCAATAAGGTGAGTGTTTGCCAAATACTTCAGATATACCATACAATTCTATAATGAAGTCACTGAAAAACTTGTCGAGTGGAGAGAGACAGAAAGTTGTCATTGTTTACCTTATTATTTATTCATCAGATGATCTAGACAAGAAATCAATCTTTACAAAATGGATGACATTCATATTAAATCCTAATAATGTTACTTACCAATTACTTTTTTCCCCTTCTGATCCTCTTCTGCTAGAGAAAGTGCAATGGCACGatcaatttcttctttatcaaaaTCTGACGATTCATCCTACACTCGGTCCGTATTATCATATTCAGTTAGCAAGGGAAAGACTTAACTAAAAGCTAGAACTCTGTGACCATTTTCTCAGCAACATAGCCTGGGAAAATGCTCAATTTATAATGCACTAATCAAATGTTAGAAAACACAGAACAACTTAAAGCAATTAGCAATAGAATCACTGATTACCACTGATGTAGTTGGTCCGTCCCAAGTAGTACTGTCCTGATACCCTCCATGATATTGTTCTCCTTCATGCCCCGAATGATATTGCCCTCCATCGTAGCCCCCATGATATTGCGCACCCTCATACCCACTATGGTATTGTCCACCGGAGATCCTGTGTGTGGAACCTCCAAATATCTTTTCTAACCAACCCATAACACAATTTCCTGTCCCTGGTGTACAACAACTACGCCTCAATCCCAAACAAGTTGAAGTTGGCTATATGAATCCAAAACTGGTAAGCAATAAACACCTGCAAAGCCAAAAAAGGATATTTATTAGGAACTGCTTGTGAACTGGATCATCTGTATCTGCTAGCAATCTCGAATTGATCCTATAAGTAACAAAACTAACATGAACTATCGGCAGAGTTGAAACTGCTCATCTATAAATTAATGATcaagaaaatcacaaaaaagATAAGGTAGCATCTGAATACTAAAGTAAATTCAACATGACTACTAACAGAACCGATAATCAGCTGAGGGAAAACGACAATCTTCTCGAAAATTGTAATATCAGCATAATATATTGGTCATCATAAACAAGTTGCCCTCATCAGTACAAAATAATGACCACCCACCAACCGTCAGAAAGACAACCGACTATTGATTTGAGGTCTACATAAAAGACCAGAGAAAAACATTTGAATTACTATGATCCAAGTTAAAAGAAACAGGGAAAAAGTGGTTATATGTTTGGAGTCTCACTTCCAAATGAATCAGTACAAAGCATCAAAT harbors:
- the LOC101261676 gene encoding protein DA1-related 1, encoding MGWLEKIFGGSTHRISGGQYHSGYEGAQYHGGYDGGQYHSGHEGEQYHGGYQDSTTWDGPTTSVDESSDFDKEEIDRAIALSLAEEDQKGKKVIESEPHLEEDEALAKALQESLNVESSPPPPPPRYDYGSPFPSLSYSFPYGYRVCAGCNAEIGHGRYLSCMGAVWHPECFRCHGCNQPISDYEFSMSDNRPYHKSCYKEQHHPKCDVCKSFIPTNPAGLIEYRAHPFWLQKYCPSHETDGTPRCCSCERMEPVDARYLILEDGRKLCLECLDSSIMDTHECQPLYLEIQEFYEGLNMKVEQQIPLLLVERQALNEAMEGEKNGHHHMPETRGLCLSEEQTISSISRRPRIGGYRILDMFTEPYRLIRHCEVTAILILYGLPRLLTGSILAHEMMHAWLRLKGYPSLSPEVEEGICQVLAHMWLDSEIIAGSGSTSTSASTSASSSSSSSPSTSSKKGKRSDFEKKLGDFFKHQIESDTSAAYGDGFREGNKAVLKYGLKTTLDHIRLTGTYPC